A single region of the Balaenoptera ricei isolate mBalRic1 chromosome 12, mBalRic1.hap2, whole genome shotgun sequence genome encodes:
- the RFPL4B gene encoding ret finger protein-like 4B, with translation MANRLQEEAACPVCQEVFLNPIALSCAHTFCFHCMQTWMEEQKDLKLICPVCRGVNENPPLEEWQVGELILLIAQHSSHLEQGLHVNEEYLKFWEDITLDAATTNPFLVLSDDLRSVQCGKICQNLTEDPQRFAYWACILGTPCFSSGCHYWVVEVGEGNEWALGVCKKSVDRKRKSGFSSEHGFWIISMKAGIIYTCSIPETRIPASPGLSQVGIFLDIELEEIKFFDVSNDALIYIHSNFSCLEPLCPFFSPEFPGEGDNGAPLTICPSGTHPFLEMSCEVNEIFDVRNVRMTQEETIL, from the coding sequence ATGGCCAACCGTCTGCAAGAGGAGGCAGCCTGTCCAGTCTGTCAGGAGGTTTTCCTCAACCCCATTGCTCTCTCCTGTGCCCACACTTTCTGCTTTCATTGCATGCAAACTTGGATGGAAGAACAGAAGGATCTGAAATTGATCTGTCCTGTATGTCGAGGCGTCAATGAGAATCCTCCTTTGGAGGAATGGCAAGTTGGAGAACTGATTCTTCTCATCGCACAGCACAGTTCCCACCTGGAGCAGGGTCTGCATGTGAATGAAGAGTACCTGAAGTTCTGGGAGGACATAACTCTGGATGCAGCCACCACCAACCCCTTTCTTGTCCTCTCTGATGACCTAAGGAGTGTCCAGTGTGGGAAGATCTGCCAGAACCTGACGGAAGATCCCCAGAGATTTGCATACTGGGCTTGTATCCTGGGCACTCCATGCTTCTCCTCTGGCTGTCATTACTGGGTGGTAGAAGTGGGAGAGGGGAATGAGTGGGCTCTGGGGGTCTGCAAAAAATCGGTTGACAGGAAGAGGAAGAGTGGTTTTTCCTCTGAACATGGCTTCTGGATCATCAGCATGAAGGCGGGAATAATCTATACCTGCTCCATCCCAGAAACCAGAATTCCTGCAAGCCCTGGCCTTAGCCAAGTAGGAATTTTTCTAGATATTGAGTTGGAAGAAATCAAGTTTTTTGATGTTAGCAATGATGCCCTCATCTACATACACAGTAATTTCTCCTGTTTGGAGCCTTTGTGTCCGTTCTTTAGTCCTGAGTTCCCCGGAGAAGGTGATAATGGTGCCCCCCTAACCATCTGTCCATCAGGAACTCATCCCTTCCTAGAAATGTCCTGTGAGGTGAATGAGATCTTTGATGTGAGAAACGTCAGAATGACCCAAGAAGAGACAATTTTGTAG